The following proteins come from a genomic window of Companilactobacillus pabuli:
- a CDS encoding metal-dependent hydrolase family protein, which produces MTQTLYKNFKLFDGNKFKIQENAWFVVDNESGKITKLGFNESPDMENAVDLKNKYVMPGLVNAHTHIMMNPQTNKLNYLSEAEVTFTALKNLKELLKSGVTYVRDCGCAFDVDIKLRRLQDEGQLGGTEIMPSGRPMSMTGGHGDFTEGLDGETTWGNLVDSQDEMRKAVRREFKLGAKNIKVMATGGVMSATDQIDDTELTEEEIATAVEEAHSKHMTVAAHAEGANGIHNAVVAGVDSIEHASYITDEDIEQVLKKGIYVSPTLIAAYTIPEYGEGKLPQYMLDKANAFIKDFYERIGACVKAGVKLTLGTDAGTPFNDFKDTAKELELLTTVGATNEQALSASINSSKLMGIDDEYGTLEVGKMADFLVLDDDPVEDVKAVQQVDKMVYKKGVKAF; this is translated from the coding sequence ATGACGCAAACTTTATATAAAAATTTTAAATTATTTGATGGAAATAAATTTAAGATTCAAGAAAATGCTTGGTTCGTTGTTGATAATGAATCAGGTAAAATCACAAAATTAGGATTTAATGAATCACCTGATATGGAGAATGCGGTTGATTTAAAGAATAAGTATGTGATGCCTGGATTGGTAAATGCTCATACACACATTATGATGAATCCTCAGACTAATAAGTTGAACTATCTTTCAGAAGCAGAGGTAACATTTACTGCATTGAAAAATTTAAAGGAGTTGTTGAAGTCTGGAGTTACATATGTGAGAGATTGTGGGTGTGCTTTTGATGTGGATATTAAATTACGCCGTTTACAAGATGAAGGGCAATTAGGTGGAACTGAGATTATGCCTTCAGGACGTCCTATGAGTATGACGGGTGGACATGGTGATTTTACTGAAGGATTAGATGGAGAAACTACTTGGGGTAATTTGGTTGATTCTCAAGATGAAATGAGAAAAGCGGTTAGAAGAGAATTCAAATTAGGAGCAAAAAATATTAAGGTCATGGCAACTGGTGGTGTTATGTCAGCAACCGATCAAATTGATGATACAGAATTAACGGAAGAAGAAATTGCCACCGCGGTTGAAGAAGCACATTCAAAACATATGACTGTGGCGGCTCATGCTGAAGGTGCTAATGGAATTCATAATGCCGTTGTTGCAGGTGTTGATTCAATTGAGCATGCATCTTATATTACTGATGAAGATATTGAACAAGTATTGAAAAAAGGAATTTACGTCTCACCAACATTGATCGCTGCGTATACGATTCCAGAATATGGTGAAGGAAAATTACCACAATATATGCTTGATAAAGCCAATGCATTTATTAAAGACTTTTATGAGCGAATTGGAGCTTGCGTGAAGGCTGGTGTCAAATTGACTTTGGGTACAGATGCTGGAACACCATTTAATGATTTTAAAGATACTGCTAAGGAATTAGAGTTATTAACAACTGTTGGTGCAACGAATGAACAGGCTTTGTCAGCTTCAATCAATAGTTCTAAGCTGATGGGTATTGATGATGAATATGGAACTTTGGAAGTAGGAAAAATGGCTGATTTTTTGGTTTTGGATGATGACCCTGTCGAAGATGTCAAGGCGGTTCAACAGGTTGATAAGATGGTCTACAAAAAAGGTGTCAAAGCATTTTAG
- a CDS encoding metal-dependent hydrolase family protein → MTKTFIHLNLFNGVDNKIYEDSYLTVDDNGKIVAKGTGVPKDSTAKVDLQGKYVMPGLINAHTHIMMNPQTNKLEFLSEAEVTFTALKNLDTLLHAGVTYIRDCGCPFDVDIKLKRLQEAGQLGGTEIVASGRPMTMTGGHGDFKEGLDGNVTWGHLVDSPDEMRRAVRQEFKMGAKNIKVMATGGVMSSTDQVDDTELTENEIHVAVQEAHTKHMTVASHAQGNNGIQISLDAGVDSIEHGIYVDEKQADFMREHNVFLVPTLNACAGIDKYGVGKIPDYMIKKNDLVKKDFFQNIGMALKKGVKVVVGTDAGTPFNSFETGTTDELELIVGLGVSPYQALLGTTQYAAELLGITDNYGSLDVGKVADFLALDKNPLEDIKLVSQPDKAIYKKGVLVK, encoded by the coding sequence ATGACAAAAACTTTTATTCATTTGAATTTATTTAATGGGGTTGATAATAAAATATATGAAGATAGTTATTTAACTGTTGATGATAATGGCAAAATCGTTGCCAAAGGTACGGGTGTTCCTAAAGATTCGACCGCAAAGGTGGATCTTCAAGGTAAATATGTGATGCCCGGATTGATTAATGCACATACGCACATCATGATGAACCCTCAAACAAATAAACTTGAATTTTTATCAGAAGCCGAAGTTACATTTACAGCTTTGAAAAATCTAGATACTTTGTTACATGCCGGTGTTACCTATATTAGGGATTGTGGTTGTCCTTTTGACGTTGATATCAAATTGAAAAGACTTCAAGAAGCTGGTCAATTAGGAGGAACAGAAATTGTAGCCTCTGGTCGTCCAATGACAATGACTGGCGGACATGGTGACTTTAAAGAAGGATTAGATGGAAATGTTACTTGGGGACATCTAGTTGATTCTCCAGATGAAATGAGAAGAGCGGTTCGTCAAGAATTCAAAATGGGTGCTAAAAATATTAAAGTTATGGCTACAGGTGGTGTTATGTCATCAACTGATCAAGTGGATGACACTGAGCTTACTGAAAACGAAATTCATGTAGCGGTACAAGAAGCACATACTAAACACATGACGGTTGCTTCCCATGCTCAAGGAAATAATGGCATTCAAATTTCTTTAGATGCTGGGGTAGATTCGATTGAACATGGAATTTATGTTGATGAAAAGCAAGCTGATTTTATGAGAGAACACAATGTCTTTTTAGTACCAACCTTGAACGCTTGTGCAGGTATTGACAAATATGGCGTTGGTAAAATTCCAGATTACATGATTAAAAAGAATGATTTAGTGAAGAAAGATTTCTTTCAGAATATAGGGATGGCTTTAAAGAAAGGTGTCAAGGTAGTCGTTGGAACGGATGCTGGAACGCCATTTAATAGCTTTGAAACAGGAACTACAGATGAATTGGAATTGATTGTTGGCTTAGGAGTTAGTCCATATCAAGCTTTATTAGGTACAACTCAGTATGCTGCTGAACTGTTAGGTATTACAGACAATTATGGTAGCTTGGACGTTGGTAAAGTAGCTGATTTCTTGGCTTTGGATAAAAATCCGTTGGAAGATATAAAATTAGTTTCCCAACCTGATAAGGCTATTTATAAAAAAGGTGTTTTAGTAAAATAA
- the nrdR gene encoding transcriptional regulator NrdR: MICPHCHHDSSKVIDSRPSDEGRAIRRRRECEFCGTRFTTFERLEKAPLLVIKKNGNREEFSREKLLRGIVRAAEKRPVTMDQMNGIVDKVENEIRSTGESEVRSQLIGEHVMKILAKVDDVTYIRFASVYREFKDMNSFMKEVQEMMANGKNIDKK, translated from the coding sequence TTGATTTGTCCACATTGTCATCATGATTCATCAAAAGTAATCGACAGTCGTCCTAGCGATGAGGGACGCGCCATTAGAAGACGTCGTGAGTGTGAATTTTGCGGCACTAGATTTACGACGTTTGAAAGACTTGAGAAAGCACCATTATTAGTAATTAAGAAAAATGGTAATCGTGAAGAATTCAGTCGTGAGAAATTATTGCGGGGAATCGTCCGTGCAGCCGAAAAACGTCCAGTTACCATGGATCAAATGAATGGAATTGTCGATAAGGTTGAAAATGAAATTAGATCAACTGGTGAGAGTGAAGTGCGCTCACAATTGATTGGTGAACATGTCATGAAGATTTTAGCCAAAGTTGACGATGTCACTTATATTCGTTTTGCCAGCGTTTATCGTGAATTTAAAGATATGAATAGTTTCATGAAAGAAGTTCAAGAAATGATGGCGAACGGAAAAAATATTGATAAGAAGTAA
- the polA gene encoding DNA polymerase I has product MSKNKKLLLIDGNSVSFRAFFAMHNVLDKFVNGEGIHTNALYAFNNMLELILKDEKPTHALVAFDAGKTTFRTKMFDEYKGTRAKTPQELMEQLPLIQEMLNYRGIKTYELPDYEADDIIGTMSHKAELDGMDVTIITGDRDLTQLATDKVTVKVNVKGVTETESYTPEHVQEKLGITPKQIIDMKGLMGDNSDHYPGVEKVGEKTAIKLLNQYGSVEGIYEHVDEMKKSKLKEHLINDKDKAFLSKKLATIDLEAPVELQLADLEYRGDNQEQLMQFYQKMNFKTFLSRMDIPQEDTAEKLADIKVLELNDEAVEKIVNSDKVHTLIVEGFGENYHTSPIIGLLISDGENYYGTTDFSILENSQLKDWLADGSKEKYLFDNKATIAQLIRYGCKLSGVTFDMLLVAYLLDTNDNKQDIGLVAKNYDINLPTEEEFYGKGVKKAVPEDDKVLLNFLAQKAQVIDTLKDKMMSELKDNDQDSLYDEIELPLSIVLAEMEIKGITVEVSKLKEMENTFATRLAKIEQEIYQEAGKEFNINSPKQLGVVLFEDLKLPVIKKTKTGYSTSVDVLEKLKDKSPVVQKVLDYRQISKIQSTYVVGLQKFVQPDNKIHTIYLQTLTQTGRLSSIEPNLQNIPIRIDEGKQIRKAFVPQHPDWEIFSADYSQVELRVLAHISGDEHMQEAFNEDYDIHAHTAMRIFGLDSTDEVTPNMRRQAKATNFGIVYGISDYGLSQNIGISRKKAAEFIASYFEQYPGVKKYMDDIVKYARENGYVETIMHRRRYLPDIHSRNFNIRNFAQRTAMNTPIQGSAADIIKVAMINMQKMLEKENLQANLLLQVHDEMIFEAPKAEIETLEKLVPSVMDSAVKLDVPLKVETAHGKTWYEAK; this is encoded by the coding sequence ATGTCAAAAAATAAAAAATTACTTTTAATAGATGGAAACAGTGTCTCATTTCGAGCATTCTTTGCGATGCACAATGTTTTAGATAAATTTGTTAACGGCGAGGGTATCCATACAAATGCTTTGTACGCCTTTAATAACATGTTGGAATTAATCCTAAAGGATGAAAAACCAACTCATGCCTTGGTGGCTTTTGATGCTGGTAAGACTACTTTTAGAACCAAGATGTTTGATGAATATAAAGGAACTCGGGCTAAGACTCCTCAAGAGTTAATGGAACAACTTCCTTTGATTCAAGAGATGTTGAACTATCGTGGCATCAAGACTTATGAATTACCTGATTATGAAGCCGACGATATTATCGGAACGATGTCTCACAAAGCTGAACTGGACGGCATGGACGTGACGATTATTACTGGTGACCGTGATTTGACGCAGTTGGCTACTGACAAAGTAACTGTTAAAGTCAATGTCAAAGGGGTAACTGAAACAGAAAGTTATACGCCAGAACACGTTCAAGAAAAATTAGGTATCACACCTAAGCAAATTATCGATATGAAAGGTTTAATGGGTGATAATTCTGACCATTATCCAGGTGTAGAAAAAGTCGGTGAGAAGACCGCTATTAAGTTGCTCAATCAATATGGTAGTGTTGAAGGCATTTACGAACATGTTGATGAAATGAAGAAGAGTAAGTTAAAAGAGCATTTGATCAATGATAAAGATAAAGCGTTCTTAAGTAAGAAGTTAGCTACAATCGATTTAGAAGCACCGGTTGAGTTGCAATTGGCAGATCTTGAATATCGTGGTGATAATCAAGAACAATTGATGCAATTTTATCAAAAGATGAATTTCAAGACTTTCTTGAGTAGAATGGACATCCCTCAGGAAGATACAGCTGAAAAATTGGCTGATATTAAGGTTTTGGAATTAAATGATGAAGCAGTTGAAAAGATCGTTAATAGTGACAAAGTTCATACCTTGATCGTGGAGGGTTTTGGCGAAAACTATCATACGTCACCAATTATTGGTCTATTGATTTCTGATGGCGAAAATTATTATGGTACGACTGATTTTTCGATCTTAGAGAATTCTCAATTGAAAGATTGGTTAGCTGATGGTTCCAAGGAAAAATACTTGTTTGATAATAAAGCAACGATTGCTCAATTGATCCGCTATGGCTGCAAACTAAGTGGTGTTACTTTTGATATGTTGCTAGTGGCATATTTGCTGGATACTAATGACAACAAACAAGATATTGGTCTAGTTGCCAAAAACTACGATATTAATTTGCCTACTGAAGAAGAATTCTATGGTAAAGGTGTCAAAAAAGCTGTCCCAGAAGATGATAAAGTCTTATTGAATTTCTTGGCTCAAAAAGCTCAAGTAATTGATACTTTAAAAGACAAAATGATGTCTGAACTAAAGGATAATGATCAAGATAGTCTATATGATGAAATTGAATTGCCATTATCGATTGTTTTAGCGGAGATGGAAATTAAAGGTATTACGGTTGAGGTCTCGAAATTAAAAGAGATGGAAAATACTTTTGCTACACGTTTGGCTAAGATTGAACAAGAGATTTATCAAGAAGCTGGTAAGGAATTCAACATCAATTCTCCCAAGCAATTAGGGGTCGTTTTATTTGAAGATTTGAAACTACCAGTTATTAAAAAGACGAAGACTGGTTATTCAACTTCAGTAGATGTTTTGGAGAAATTAAAAGATAAATCGCCAGTAGTTCAAAAAGTGCTCGATTATCGTCAAATTTCTAAGATCCAATCGACATATGTCGTTGGTTTGCAAAAATTTGTTCAACCAGATAACAAAATTCATACTATTTACTTGCAGACTTTGACTCAAACGGGACGTCTATCATCAATTGAGCCTAATTTGCAAAATATTCCAATTCGAATCGATGAAGGAAAGCAAATCAGAAAAGCTTTTGTACCGCAACATCCGGACTGGGAAATCTTTTCAGCCGATTATTCACAAGTTGAGTTACGTGTTTTAGCACACATTTCTGGTGATGAGCACATGCAAGAAGCTTTTAATGAAGATTATGATATTCACGCTCATACGGCTATGAGAATCTTTGGACTTGATAGTACTGATGAAGTAACTCCTAATATGCGTCGCCAAGCCAAGGCTACTAATTTTGGTATTGTTTACGGAATCAGTGACTATGGTTTGTCACAAAATATTGGCATTAGTCGTAAGAAAGCAGCTGAATTTATTGCTTCATACTTTGAACAATATCCTGGCGTTAAAAAGTATATGGATGATATCGTTAAATATGCTCGTGAAAATGGTTATGTAGAAACAATCATGCATCGTCGTCGCTATTTGCCAGATATTCATTCTCGTAATTTTAATATCAGAAACTTTGCTCAAAGAACGGCGATGAATACACCAATTCAAGGTAGTGCGGCAGATATTATCAAAGTGGCCATGATCAATATGCAAAAGATGCTCGAGAAGGAAAATCTCCAAGCTAACTTATTGTTACAAGTACACGATGAAATGATTTTTGAAGCACCAAAAGCTGAAATTGAAACTCTTGAAAAATTAGTACCAAGTGTGATGGATTCAGCAGTCAAACTCGATGTTCCTTTGAAAGTAGAAACTGCTCACGGCAAAACTTGGTATGAAGCGAAATAG
- a CDS encoding metal-dependent hydrolase family protein, translated as MQTLYKNFDLFDGLKPEIQKDAWFIVDSESGEIVKLGFKDAPDCEKVVDLEGKYVMPGLINSHVHLMMNPITNKLEYLSEAEVTFTALNNLKEALKAGVTYVRDCGCTFDVDIKLRRLQAEGQLGGTEIVPSGRPMCITGGHADFTEGIDGETTWGHLVDSSDEMRHAVRRQFKLGAKNIKVMATGGVMSATDQIDDTEFSVDELKTAVAEAHTKHMTVAAHAEGTQGIHNAIIAGVDSVEHGCLISDDDIDLIKEKGIYLTPTVIASYTIPTYGEGKLPSYMVDKARGFLDKFYARMKVVNKAGVKLAFGTDAGTPFNCFADTPKELELLTKVGASNAEVLLAATKNSAHLLRIDDKYGSIQEGKIADFLVLDHDPLADVKAVQQVDKSVYKKGVKVY; from the coding sequence ATGCAAACTTTATATAAAAATTTTGATTTATTTGACGGTTTGAAACCAGAAATCCAAAAAGATGCTTGGTTTATTGTTGATAGCGAATCTGGAGAAATTGTTAAATTAGGTTTTAAAGATGCTCCAGACTGTGAGAAGGTTGTTGATTTAGAAGGTAAGTATGTCATGCCAGGTTTGATCAATTCTCACGTTCACTTGATGATGAATCCAATTACTAATAAATTGGAATACTTGTCTGAAGCTGAAGTTACCTTTACTGCTTTGAATAATTTAAAAGAAGCCCTAAAAGCTGGCGTGACTTACGTTAGAGATTGTGGTTGTACTTTTGATGTAGATATTAAATTACGTCGTTTGCAAGCAGAAGGTCAACTTGGTGGAACCGAGATCGTACCTTCAGGACGTCCAATGTGTATCACTGGTGGACACGCTGACTTTACCGAAGGTATTGATGGAGAAACTACTTGGGGTCACTTAGTCGATTCATCTGATGAGATGCGCCATGCGGTTCGTCGTCAATTTAAATTAGGAGCAAAAAACATTAAAGTTATGGCAACTGGTGGTGTCATGTCCGCAACTGATCAAATCGATGATACTGAATTTTCAGTTGATGAATTGAAGACCGCCGTTGCTGAAGCTCATACAAAGCATATGACGGTTGCTGCACATGCTGAAGGTACACAAGGGATTCACAATGCTATTATTGCTGGTGTTGATTCAGTAGAACACGGTTGTTTGATTTCTGATGATGATATTGACTTGATCAAAGAAAAGGGTATTTATCTAACTCCAACCGTCATAGCAAGTTACACTATCCCAACTTATGGTGAAGGTAAGTTGCCATCATACATGGTTGATAAAGCTAGAGGATTTTTGGATAAGTTTTACGCTCGTATGAAAGTTGTCAATAAGGCTGGCGTCAAATTGGCATTTGGTACCGATGCGGGAACCCCATTTAATTGTTTTGCCGATACACCAAAGGAATTGGAATTATTGACTAAAGTTGGAGCTAGCAATGCTGAAGTCTTGTTAGCCGCTACTAAAAATAGTGCTCACTTGTTGAGAATCGATGATAAGTATGGTTCTATTCAAGAGGGTAAGATTGCTGATTTTCTAGTACTTGATCACGATCCACTAGCTGACGTTAAGGCTGTTCAACAAGTTGATAAGAGTGTTTATAAAAAAGGTGTTAAGGTCTATTAA
- the coaE gene encoding dephospho-CoA kinase (Dephospho-CoA kinase (CoaE) performs the final step in coenzyme A biosynthesis.) — protein sequence MSKIYGLTGGIAAGKSTILDFFKTYGCKVYDADQIARQVVEVGSIGLKQIVEKFGQEVLNADGTLNRKKLAGIVFSDSEQLKNLNNITRPLIKKRILKIIADTKASDEKNISIFEIPLLFEGGYQQYFDGIITIYVSEEVQLKRLMNRNNITREVALNRINSQMSMSEKRDRADFVIDNSGDLTHLADEFDKLISQL from the coding sequence ATGAGTAAAATATATGGATTAACTGGTGGAATTGCAGCTGGAAAATCAACCATTTTGGATTTTTTTAAGACTTATGGTTGTAAAGTTTACGATGCTGACCAAATTGCACGCCAAGTCGTTGAAGTTGGAAGCATTGGTTTAAAACAAATAGTCGAAAAGTTTGGTCAAGAAGTCTTGAATGCTGACGGGACTTTGAATCGTAAAAAATTGGCTGGAATCGTTTTTTCAGATAGCGAGCAACTGAAAAATCTGAATAACATTACTAGACCTTTGATTAAGAAACGAATTTTAAAAATAATTGCCGATACTAAGGCATCAGATGAGAAAAACATTTCAATTTTTGAGATTCCTTTGTTATTTGAAGGTGGATATCAGCAGTATTTTGACGGTATAATAACTATTTATGTTAGTGAAGAAGTACAGTTAAAACGTTTAATGAATAGAAATAATATAACCAGAGAAGTTGCTTTAAATAGAATTAATTCACAAATGTCGATGTCAGAAAAACGAGATCGAGCTGATTTTGTGATTGATAATTCGGGAGATTTAACCCATTTAGCAGATGAGTTTGATAAGTTGATATCGCAACTTTGA
- a CDS encoding MFS transporter, with protein MGLKDSVSTRVKLSILAVGLLSFTGILIETSMNVTFPTLTKELNVSLGTVQWLTTGYLLLTTIVMSTTAYVLKKFNPLKIFIFAATLCLVGSLICFMAPNFPVLMAGRLLQAVATGLSTPLMFNLIFEEIPPTKLGLYTGLAGVVISLAPALGPTYGGIINRLWTWREIFVGVLPLIIILFVIGWFTIRGKAYGTEGISFDYLSVVGLAIIFSVILFTFDQAGSHGWLSSRFLLWVIISAIIVVIFARYNKKSQRQLIDFSILKLPVLRLRLFGYFSLQFINIGLSFVLPIFAQTALKLDSAQAGLMLLPGSLMGAIVGPIAGHLYDKKGATFPLMISGILLTSGSLLFWFQSEKLTLLSITLIYIVVRLGFNFGFGPSLSDGSMQVQGRKKSDQNSLFSMMQQYAGSLGTNVLSVVISAVALTSGTKNEVLNTVLGTKIDFILLTVLSLCVLVSVIYVYYRYEKEN; from the coding sequence ATTGGTTTGAAAGATTCTGTATCAACAAGAGTGAAGCTATCCATCTTGGCAGTCGGTTTACTATCATTTACTGGTATTCTAATTGAAACGTCAATGAATGTTACTTTTCCAACTTTGACTAAAGAATTGAATGTTTCTTTGGGAACGGTTCAATGGTTAACGACGGGTTATTTGTTATTAACAACGATTGTTATGAGTACGACGGCTTATGTTTTAAAAAAATTTAATCCTTTGAAGATTTTTATTTTTGCGGCGACACTTTGTTTAGTTGGCTCGTTAATTTGCTTTATGGCACCTAATTTTCCGGTTTTGATGGCTGGTAGGTTGCTTCAAGCGGTGGCAACTGGATTGTCGACACCATTAATGTTTAATTTGATTTTTGAAGAAATTCCACCTACGAAACTAGGCCTTTACACAGGCTTAGCAGGAGTCGTTATTTCATTAGCTCCCGCACTTGGTCCAACTTATGGCGGCATCATTAATCGTTTGTGGACTTGGAGAGAAATTTTCGTTGGAGTTTTGCCATTAATTATTATTTTATTCGTTATTGGTTGGTTTACGATTCGGGGCAAAGCTTATGGTACAGAAGGGATTTCCTTTGATTACTTGAGCGTTGTTGGTTTAGCAATTATTTTTTCAGTTATTCTATTTACCTTTGATCAAGCTGGTAGTCATGGATGGTTATCAAGTCGATTCCTACTATGGGTAATTATTTCAGCAATTATCGTCGTCATTTTTGCTCGCTATAATAAAAAAAGTCAACGACAATTGATTGACTTTTCAATTTTGAAATTACCAGTTTTAAGATTAAGATTGTTTGGTTATTTCAGTTTGCAATTTATCAATATTGGATTATCGTTTGTTTTGCCAATTTTTGCCCAAACGGCTTTAAAACTAGATTCCGCTCAAGCTGGATTGATGCTCTTACCAGGTTCACTCATGGGAGCAATCGTAGGTCCTATCGCCGGTCATTTGTATGATAAAAAAGGTGCTACTTTTCCTTTAATGATCAGTGGAATTTTATTGACAAGTGGTTCATTATTGTTTTGGTTCCAGAGCGAGAAACTCACGTTGTTAAGCATAACTTTGATTTATATTGTAGTTAGATTAGGCTTCAACTTTGGTTTTGGACCATCATTGTCTGATGGAAGTATGCAAGTTCAAGGACGCAAAAAATCTGATCAAAATTCTTTGTTTAGTATGATGCAGCAATACGCCGGTTCTCTTGGGACAAATGTGTTGTCAGTTGTTATTTCGGCGGTAGCTTTAACTAGTGGTACTAAAAATGAAGTACTAAATACTGTTTTAGGAACAAAAATAGATTTTATCTTGTTAACAGTATTGTCGTTGTGTGTTTTGGTATCAGTGATTTACGTCTATTATCGTTATGAAAAAGAAAATTAA
- the mutM gene encoding DNA-formamidopyrimidine glycosylase translates to MPEVETVRRGLISQVKGRKITHVEIRYQNLITGDVNQFVEFVTGATITDIGRRAKFLLIHLDNGYTIISHLRMEGRYKISSDPSAIDKHSHAIFTLDNGQKMIYNDVRKFGRMQLWNTDDLSNNKSIQKLGPEPLSKDFTFENLKPRIVRHRKDIKTVLLDQSVMSGLGNIYVDEVLWKVKIHPETLASHLTDEDIQKIIEVSNEEMKQAIQAGGSTVRSYIDASGHKGNMQNSLKVYGKEGTPCPRCGTKIKKIKVGGRGTHFCPKCQVIK, encoded by the coding sequence ATGCCAGAAGTAGAAACAGTTAGACGTGGATTGATTTCTCAAGTCAAAGGTCGAAAAATAACCCACGTTGAAATTCGATATCAAAATTTGATCACTGGGGATGTTAACCAGTTTGTTGAATTCGTAACTGGAGCAACAATCACTGATATTGGACGTCGAGCCAAATTTTTATTGATTCATTTGGATAATGGTTATACAATAATTAGTCATTTACGAATGGAAGGTCGTTATAAAATTTCTAGTGACCCTAGTGCAATTGATAAGCATTCTCACGCCATTTTTACGTTAGATAACGGACAAAAGATGATTTATAATGATGTTCGAAAATTTGGTCGAATGCAGCTTTGGAATACTGACGATTTAAGCAATAATAAATCGATTCAAAAACTAGGACCAGAGCCTTTATCAAAAGACTTTACTTTTGAAAATTTGAAGCCTAGAATTGTACGTCATCGTAAAGATATCAAGACCGTTTTGTTGGATCAATCGGTAATGAGTGGTTTGGGGAATATTTATGTTGATGAAGTTTTGTGGAAAGTAAAGATTCATCCAGAAACACTTGCTAGCCACTTAACCGATGAAGATATTCAAAAGATTATTGAAGTGTCTAATGAAGAGATGAAACAAGCTATTCAAGCTGGTGGATCAACAGTTCGTTCATACATCGATGCTAGTGGTCACAAAGGTAATATGCAAAATAGTTTGAAAGTCTATGGTAAAGAGGGGACACCTTGTCCAAGATGCGGAACAAAAATCAAGAAAATTAAAGTTGGCGGTCGTGGTACGCATTTTTGTCCAAAGTGTCAAGTAATCAAATGA